Proteins encoded in a region of the Isoalcanivorax pacificus W11-5 genome:
- the glp gene encoding gephyrin-like molybdotransferase Glp: protein MMPLAEAQARLLANVPPPPATERCPLNAALNMVLAETVTSTVTVPPSDNSAVDGYAVRYADLGRVLPVSQRIPAGAVPAPLVPGSAARIFTGAAVPAEADTVLMQEECEALDGQVRLPAASSVKTSPVKKGANIRRAGQDIRAGDEVVSAGTRLSPRHLGLLASVGVAEVSVYRPLRVALLSTGDELAEPGTAAAPGQIYNSNRYLLHALLAEAGMIPVDLGRVADDYAATHGALASAGQRCDLVLTTGGVSVGEEDHMRAAVAALGSLDLWRVAIKPGKPFAFGHLGDTPFMGLPGNPSAVLVTFMILVLPWLRRAQGLAGDPMPPCVGLPAGFSTDKPGKREEYLRVQVVGEAGQQRLQPHPNQSSGMLSSACWAEGLAVVPAGRVVREGDVLGFIRF from the coding sequence ATGATGCCGCTGGCCGAGGCGCAGGCACGGCTGCTGGCTAATGTGCCGCCGCCACCAGCTACTGAGCGCTGCCCGCTGAATGCAGCACTGAATATGGTGTTGGCGGAGACCGTGACCAGCACCGTGACGGTGCCGCCGTCGGATAACAGCGCGGTGGATGGCTACGCCGTTCGTTACGCTGACCTGGGCCGGGTGCTGCCGGTCAGCCAGCGTATCCCGGCCGGGGCGGTCCCAGCCCCGCTGGTGCCGGGCAGCGCCGCCCGCATCTTCACGGGCGCGGCCGTGCCGGCGGAGGCCGACACCGTACTGATGCAGGAGGAGTGCGAGGCCCTGGACGGGCAAGTGCGCCTGCCTGCGGCCTCGTCAGTAAAAACATCGCCAGTAAAAAAAGGGGCCAACATTCGCCGGGCGGGGCAGGACATCCGCGCCGGGGACGAGGTCGTCAGCGCGGGCACACGCCTCTCGCCGCGCCATCTGGGCCTGCTGGCCTCGGTGGGTGTGGCGGAGGTGAGTGTTTACCGACCATTACGGGTGGCCCTCCTCAGCACCGGCGACGAACTGGCCGAGCCCGGCACCGCTGCCGCACCGGGACAGATCTACAACAGCAACCGTTACCTGCTGCATGCCCTGCTGGCGGAGGCCGGCATGATCCCCGTGGACCTGGGCCGCGTGGCCGACGACTACGCCGCCACCCACGGCGCCCTGGCCAGCGCCGGGCAGCGCTGTGATCTGGTGCTGACCACCGGCGGCGTGTCCGTGGGCGAGGAAGACCATATGCGTGCCGCCGTGGCGGCGCTGGGTTCACTGGACCTCTGGCGGGTGGCGATCAAGCCGGGCAAGCCGTTCGCCTTCGGCCATCTCGGCGATACGCCCTTCATGGGCCTGCCTGGCAACCCCAGCGCCGTGCTGGTGACCTTTATGATCCTGGTGTTGCCCTGGCTGCGTCGTGCGCAGGGGCTGGCGGGCGACCCGATGCCGCCGTGCGTCGGGTTGCCGGCCGGCTTCAGCACGGACAAGCCGGGCAAGCGTGAGGAATACCTGCGGGTGCAGGTCGTCGGCGAGGCGGGCCAACAGCGCCTGCAACCCCACCCGAACCAGAGCTCCGGCATGCTCAGCTCGGCCTGCTGGGCCGAGGGGCTGGCGGTGGTGCCGGCCGGCAGGGTGGTCCGCGAAGGCGATGTGCTGGGCTTTATCCGCTTCTGA
- the moaB gene encoding molybdenum cofactor biosynthesis protein B, protein MSQASTDFVPLNIAVLTVSDTRTAENDTSGDLLVQRLGEAGHALVARTLVRDDVYQLRAVASAWIADPAIQVVLVTGGTGFAGRDVTPEALAPLFDKPIEGFGELFRQVSLAEIGTSTIQSRALGGVANHTVIFCMPGSTNACATAWDRIIGQQLDSRHRPCNFVGLVRRGGAA, encoded by the coding sequence ATGAGCCAGGCCAGTACCGACTTCGTCCCGCTGAATATCGCCGTGCTGACCGTGAGCGATACACGCACGGCGGAGAACGACACCTCCGGCGACCTGCTGGTGCAGCGTCTGGGTGAGGCCGGCCATGCGCTGGTGGCGCGCACGCTGGTGCGCGATGACGTTTATCAACTGCGTGCGGTGGCCTCCGCCTGGATCGCCGATCCGGCCATTCAGGTAGTGCTGGTGACCGGCGGCACCGGTTTTGCCGGCCGCGACGTGACACCGGAGGCGCTGGCGCCGCTGTTCGACAAACCGATCGAGGGCTTCGGCGAACTGTTCCGGCAGGTGTCCCTGGCTGAGATCGGCACGTCCACCATTCAGTCCCGCGCGCTCGGCGGCGTGGCCAACCACACCGTGATCTTCTGCATGCCCGGCTCCACCAATGCCTGCGCTACGGCCTGGGACAGGATCATCGGGCAGCAACTCGACAGCCGTCACCGGCCCTGCAATTTTGTCGGCCTGGTGCGCCGGGGTGGTGCCGCATGA